The segment CTTACCAGGAATTCAATGAGAGCTTCTGGGTAAATGACCACGAATGTCCGTATACAGAGGTAAAACGTTTTGACTGGTACCGCGGATTTCACGTAGGTGGAAAATCATTGATGTGGGGCCGTCAAAGTTACCGCTTCAGTGATCTGAACTTTGAAGACAATAAAAAGGATGGTCATGGTAATGATTGGCCAATCAGATATAAAGACTTAAGTCCGTGGTATGACCATGTAGAAAAGTTTGCAGGAATTAGTGGTCAGGTAGAAAACTGGCCGGCTTTACCTGATGGACACTTTCTGCCACCAATGGAAATGAATTGCGTGGAAAAAGATGTGAAGAAACGTATAGAAGATAAGTGGAAGAAATCACGTATCATGACTATTGGCCGTACAGCCAATCTGACTGTTCCCCATGGAGGAAGAGGAAGTTGTCAATACCGTGACAGATGTAGCAGAGGGTGTCCTTTTGGCGCTTATTTCAGTACACAGTCTTCTACCCTTCCAGCTGCTGTAGCTACTGGAAACCTTACTTTACGCCCTTTCTCTTTAGTTGATCATATTGTTTATGATAAAGAAACACAGAAGGCAACAGGTGTAGTCATCATCGATTCAGAAACTAAAGAAAATATAGAATATTTTGCAAAGATTGTCTTTGTAAATGGCTCTACTTTAGGTAGTACCTTCTTATTGTTAAATTCCACTTCTGCTGAACATCCTAATGGTTTAGGTAATGGTAGTGGTGAGCTTGGACACAATTTAATGGATCACCATTTCCGTTGCGGTGCTTCGGGAGATGCGGAGGGTTTTGACGACAAATATACTTACGGCCGCAGGGCGAACGGTATATATGTACCAAGATACCAGAATATGGGTAGCGATAAACGTGATTATTTACGTGGATTCGGTTATCAGGGTGGTGCAAGCCGTACAGGATGGCATAAAGATGTTGCTGAACTTGCTTTTGGCGGCGACTTTAAAGATCTGATGACGCAGCCAGGTGCCTGGAAAATGGGATTAGGCGGTTTCGGTGAATCTCTTCCTTACCATGAAAACAGAGTTTATATCGATAAAACCAAAAAAGATAAATGGGGAATGCCGGTATTGGCTATTGACTGTGAGTTTAAAGGTAACGAAGAAAAAATGCGTATTGATATGATGAATGATGCAGCAGAAATGCTTGAAGCAGCAGGGATCAAAAATGTACAAACTTATGACGCGGGATCAACTCCGGGTATGGCTATCCATGAGCAAGGAACAGCCCGTATGGGAAATGACCCTAAAACTTCAGTATTAAATAAATGGAACCA is part of the Pedobacter cryoconitis genome and harbors:
- a CDS encoding GMC oxidoreductase, producing the protein MNLNTKATAQNTYDAIVVGSGISGGWAAKELTEKGLKVLLLERGRNIEHIKDYTTAMKKPWEFEHRGKLTEAQKDAHPVQKRDYPYQEFNESFWVNDHECPYTEVKRFDWYRGFHVGGKSLMWGRQSYRFSDLNFEDNKKDGHGNDWPIRYKDLSPWYDHVEKFAGISGQVENWPALPDGHFLPPMEMNCVEKDVKKRIEDKWKKSRIMTIGRTANLTVPHGGRGSCQYRDRCSRGCPFGAYFSTQSSTLPAAVATGNLTLRPFSLVDHIVYDKETQKATGVVIIDSETKENIEYFAKIVFVNGSTLGSTFLLLNSTSAEHPNGLGNGSGELGHNLMDHHFRCGASGDAEGFDDKYTYGRRANGIYVPRYQNMGSDKRDYLRGFGYQGGASRTGWHKDVAELAFGGDFKDLMTQPGAWKMGLGGFGESLPYHENRVYIDKTKKDKWGMPVLAIDCEFKGNEEKMRIDMMNDAAEMLEAAGIKNVQTYDAGSTPGMAIHEQGTARMGNDPKTSVLNKWNQMHEVKNVFVTDGSCMPSIACQNPSLTFMALTARAADFAVSELKKGNL